In a genomic window of Rhodobacter sp. 24-YEA-8:
- a CDS encoding glycerol dehydrogenase has product MSRAFGGPGKYIQERGAIARLGDFLSAWGGKSLILIDRAVFDRLSAAVAGIPDLQILAFGGECSAAEIARIVAQIRETGASTVIGAGGGKAIDTAKIAALETGARIVILPTIASTDAPCSAVAVRYSETGVFEESLRLSRNPDLVLVDTEIVAAAPVRFLIAGIGDALSTWFEARSNIDSRTNNYVAGGFPPTQVGIAVARRCHDILMEEAPKAVAAARAGRITAALEQIIEANILMSGLGFENCGCSAAHGIHDGLTVLPQTHGLLHGEKVAFGTLCLLMLENRATEEIAAMIRFCRSLGLPVTLAELGLEEVTTEEITRVAGAALAPGQCTWATPVALSVESLRDAIFALDAFAREVL; this is encoded by the coding sequence ATGTCGCGCGCATTTGGTGGACCTGGGAAATATATCCAGGAAAGAGGCGCGATTGCGCGGCTGGGCGATTTCCTTTCTGCCTGGGGCGGGAAAAGCCTGATACTGATCGACCGGGCGGTGTTCGACCGGCTTTCGGCCGCGGTGGCGGGCATTCCGGATCTTCAGATCCTGGCATTCGGTGGCGAATGTTCCGCAGCCGAGATTGCCCGTATCGTCGCGCAGATCCGTGAAACGGGCGCATCGACAGTGATCGGCGCAGGCGGCGGCAAGGCAATCGATACGGCAAAAATCGCGGCACTTGAGACCGGCGCCCGAATCGTGATTCTGCCGACCATTGCATCGACCGATGCCCCCTGTTCCGCCGTCGCGGTGCGCTATTCCGAGACAGGGGTGTTCGAGGAATCCCTGCGCCTGTCGCGCAATCCGGATCTTGTGCTGGTCGATACCGAAATTGTCGCGGCAGCGCCCGTTCGCTTCCTGATCGCAGGTATCGGTGACGCGCTCTCGACCTGGTTTGAGGCCCGCTCGAACATCGACTCCCGCACGAATAACTATGTGGCGGGCGGCTTCCCCCCGACCCAGGTCGGCATCGCTGTCGCGCGCCGCTGTCATGATATTCTGATGGAAGAGGCGCCGAAAGCAGTTGCCGCAGCGCGCGCAGGCCGGATCACTGCCGCGCTTGAGCAGATCATCGAGGCCAATATCCTGATGAGCGGGCTGGGCTTTGAAAACTGTGGCTGTTCGGCGGCGCATGGCATCCATGACGGGCTGACGGTGCTGCCCCAGACGCATGGTCTTCTCCATGGCGAGAAGGTGGCCTTCGGCACGCTGTGCCTTCTGATGCTGGAAAACCGCGCCACCGAAGAGATCGCAGCGATGATCCGCTTTTGCCGCAGCCTTGGCCTGCCGGTGACGCTTGCGGAACTGGGGCTTGAAGAGGTCACCACCGAAGAAATCACCCGCGTTGCCGGGGCCGCGCTGGCGCCTGGCCAATGCACCTGGGCAACGCCGGTTGCGCTTTCCGTGGAATCGCTGCGCGATGCGATCTTCGCCCTGGATGCCTTTGCACGTGAGGTACTGTGA
- a CDS encoding GolD/DthD family dehydrogenase — protein MQTNPSSETGFQNSPVLITGAAAGIGLAVAQMFAARGARLLLVDRDEKIAEIAAGLGAGHRALQLDVREDDCGSRAVQAALEAFGRLDILINNVGIGPLAPAEDYPLDLWDATLSINLRAAFLFAKAAAAPMLEQGYGRIVNMSSQAATIGIEGHVAYCTSKAGILGMTRCMALEWGKRGITVNALSPTVTETELGLMSWGGQKGVETRAAIPVGRFAKPEEVAEAVLYLASPQAAMVSGANLAIDGGYTIR, from the coding sequence ATGCAGACCAATCCCAGCTCTGAGACCGGCTTTCAGAACAGCCCGGTGCTGATCACCGGCGCTGCCGCAGGCATCGGCCTCGCGGTCGCGCAGATGTTTGCGGCACGTGGCGCCAGGCTCCTGCTGGTTGACCGGGATGAAAAAATTGCAGAAATCGCCGCCGGTCTTGGCGCCGGGCACCGCGCCTTGCAGCTGGATGTACGCGAGGATGACTGCGGCAGCCGGGCCGTTCAGGCGGCGCTGGAGGCTTTCGGGCGGCTTGATATCCTGATCAACAATGTCGGCATCGGCCCGCTGGCCCCGGCTGAGGATTATCCTCTTGATCTCTGGGATGCGACGCTGTCGATCAATCTGCGCGCGGCGTTTCTGTTCGCCAAAGCCGCAGCGGCGCCGATGCTGGAACAGGGATATGGGCGCATCGTCAACATGTCCTCGCAGGCCGCAACAATCGGCATCGAGGGTCATGTCGCCTATTGCACCAGCAAGGCAGGCATTCTTGGCATGACCCGCTGCATGGCGCTGGAATGGGGCAAGCGCGGCATCACGGTGAATGCGCTCTCGCCCACCGTGACCGAAACCGAGCTTGGTCTGATGAGCTGGGGTGGCCAGAAGGGTGTCGAAACCCGCGCCGCCATTCCGGTCGGACGTTTTGCGAAACCCGAAGAGGTCGCTGAAGCGGTCCTCTATCTCGCCAGCCCGCAGGCCGCGATGGTCAGCGGTGCCAATCTGGCGATCGACGGCGGCTACACGATCCGCTGA